GAACAAAGACACAAAAACTGTGCAACACACATGGCACCTAAAAAAAAGTTCCTACCAACTGATGCAACACATCTGTGCAACAAGATTAGTAAAACTGTGCAACTTAAAAAAGATGGTGTGCCAATTTAAAATAAACATGTGTGCAGATTGCCAAACTTAAAGCTATAATCTGTGCAACTACATGCATTATTGTGCCAACTGATGACAGTTTTCTGTGCAATTTCCAAAAAGAGTGACCAGACATCAAAAGAACATAGAAGGAAGACACTgttggaaaaaaacaaaaaagaactcacttgtAATTTGCCGAACACACCAGGAGAGATAGTATCCTTCTTGATCACCTTGGCAATTAGAGTACTATCCCATGCATTCGATCGTATCGCGCAGTTGCTTACTGGGATGTCATGTACGAGCGCATCAAGGTATAGTATCTGCACCTGACCCAAACAAAAGAAAAAGCCAAGTTCAGTTATTGTTATGAGAATTTCAGCAAACTATAACTGCACAGAAAGAACAGGAACAGATGGAAAAAGGTGGTCGTTTTTACTAACCATCAAGTGATACAAGCAGCAGCAAACAGTTTGCTTCTCCTGGTCCATGTTCCGGAAAGCTTCATTAATGTGTTCTGCTACAAAGAGGCAGATGTTTGTATTCTTTAGCATTTGATGATCTAGCACAAGTCCATAACACTTTGGGCTGAGCTTCAAGGCTGTGGTTGGTGCTAGAAAAGTACTGAAGGCAACCGCAAGCCAGGCCATAAAAAATGTGTCATCCGTTCTTCCAGCCATATGCTCAATCATCTTGAGCCATGTAGTGATCTGGGGATGAGAATTTCCAGTTATGTTGAAAGCCTGTCTGAATCTCCTAGTGGCATCCTTGTCAACTAAATATCTGACTTTTGGACCCTTGTTTGGGAGATCAAATACCCTCTGAACACTGTCAGCATCGACACGGATCCTTCCCCTTCCTGGGAAAACCATTTCAGAGGTCTGTGGCTGGTAGGACTGCACCAGGAACTTAGTGAGGTCCGCTGGAAGTGTGTCTGATAAGTTCAATAGCCCCCCGACCGACCTCGAAACTAGCTCTGATTTCTGTAGTGGAGTTAGAGAGGCGTTGAAATTTGCAAGCGCGCTGGTGATGCCCTTATCCTGCCTGCTTGTGATGGTCGCTCCACATCTTCCCCTGGAGCCACCTCAACTCCTTCGCCGCTGCCCTCTTGATTAGAAAATGAAAGCATTACACAAACATTAAACACAAGAGAAAAAACAAGAATGAAAAAAAAACTAGCAATCATCATGATGTATTTGTGCAACTAATAAAGCTCATGAGGACAACTGCAAAGACTGCCAGTGTGCAACTGAATGTGCAACaataaaacagtaaataaaaaaagaACGAGACCTGGCAGCTACAAAAAGTTCTAGCGTATGTGCAACAATAAGAAATGATAttgcaacacaagaaaaacagtaaCTAAAAAAAAGGTTTGTAAAGAACTATTCAAATAGCTCATAAAAACACAAAAAACCCACATACCTCAGCATCTGCTGCGGAAGATGCGACAGCTTCTCCAGCAACTGCTGCCTGCACAAAAAAATGACCACTGATGTCAACTATGAAAACATGCCAACTAGTGAACTACAAGATGCCAACTAATGCCAACTAATGCCAACTAATGTCAATTGTATTTAAATCAAAATGACTAGAGATGTCAACTACAAAAGGTTGTTATTGACAGACTAAAAACAAAAAATAGTGTTCCGAACTGCTGCATAATTTCATCACTATCTAAAAAAAGGCGAGAAAAAACACTTATATTTGAGATTTTACTTACCCTAGAAGATGACTCAGCTCCCTTGCCAAGTGCTGCACGTCTAGTCCGCTTTACAACACGGAACTGATCAGCATCCTAAGAAAAAAACATGAgcatgggaaaaaataaaaaaatgttaatatgacccaaacaaaaccaaaaaatgGACTTGTGTCATCAACATGCCACTTACCTCAACATCCTCTCCCTGCTCAACACTCTGCGCAAGTCGTGGCTGGCGATTAGTAGGACGCTTCGAGTTCCGGCGAAGAGGTTGACTTCCAGAACGCTGATTAAGCAACCaaaagaaaacatgaaaaaaagACATTAGCATACATGCATAAGttgaaaaacaactcaaaaacaaaagaaaaaaagtgaATAAAAATACATCTCCTTCATTGCCACCCGCATCTCCTCCTATTATAACCATTTTTGCCCTGCGGAaggaaatacaacaaaaaaacataGTTAGAAGATGTGGACAACCAACTACTACAATCATGCAGCCAACTGGGCAGTAAACCTCGTGCAAACTGGACATCAAATAAGCCAACTAACTTTTTTCTGCCTAATTATTACTTGCCAACTGTGACAAGTAATACCTAGACAGAAAAAAGTTAAGTAAAGGCAACAATCTCAGTGAGATAACTTATTCTGAAAAAAGCGTCCCTAGTTGAACATGAAGGGAGACACATGAAAACAACCACATCCACAACAAAAGACTTGCACATTGAGAAAAATTAAAATGGAAAATTGGCAAGCATTGGtactaatttgcacaaatcaaggGGTCCTAGTTGCACAAAAGCAGGAGAATAACACATAAACCACCACAGCCACCACAACGCTGGTGGATTGGGTAGATTATATTGGAAAATTGGCAAGCATTGGTGCTAAAATTGTACAAACAAGAGTCCCTAGTTGCACACAACAGAGGGCACAAGTGTATAACATATGAATATGCAACTAAGTAAACCCAACTAAGTAGAGCAACTGGCACAAGTGTATAACATATGAATAGCCAACTTAGTAAAAGTGATGCAGCCAACCGAGcaggcaacttgtgcaactgaacaCAGTATAGACAACCACCTAGTACAAAAACAGTGAGCCAATTGACCAAAACAACTGCTGCAACTGCAGAGCATATGGACGGCCAAGTACTATATGAACACAGCCAACTGAGGAGAATTTTTTGCAACTAACCACTTAAATCTCTGAACACCAACTACGAAATCAGCCAATGCATTGCACACAAAAACAGTGAGCCAACTGACCAAAACAACTGCTGCAACTACAGAGCATATGGACAACCAAGTACTATATGGACGTAGCCAACTGAGGAGAATTTTGTGCAACTAACCACTTAAATCTCTGAACACCAACTACGAAATCAGTCAATGCATTGCACACAACATTGCGCAC
This portion of the Triticum dicoccoides isolate Atlit2015 ecotype Zavitan chromosome 7A, WEW_v2.0, whole genome shotgun sequence genome encodes:
- the LOC119329581 gene encoding uncharacterized protein LOC119329581 — its product is MDQEKQTVCCCLYHLMILYLDALVHDIPVSNCAIRSNAWDSTLIAKVIKKDTISPGVFGKLQLKEEYRGTEQTPLFGGILQAEAFVASKLPITYNPQVSVLHT